In Diceros bicornis minor isolate mBicDic1 chromosome 21, mDicBic1.mat.cur, whole genome shotgun sequence, the sequence CGAAACCAAAAGCAGGCAGCAACTCACAGAGGTGATGAGCACAAGAGGCTTGGTGCAGGTACCTTGCTTAATTGTGGGGGTCGCTGTCTCTCAGAGGCCGCCTCCTTTGGATCCACTCTTCTGACACCATATATAGCAACCTAAAAAGCAAATTtccctgttattttatctcaaaatgagtttattcaggaatagccaaaagaattgcaatttgggttatgcatgctatggcaaacggTAGGCATATCCAGAAAACAGAGGAGGGGAGCTtcctttatagagaaaaagggggaatagggaggggctgttctaaacagAAGTCCTTGGGGGAAAAGCAGCAGTTCAGGGCAgtaatggcttctcattggctgagctgtgacgTTTCTCATTGGCTGCATTGTTGCCTGGTAGGgaaagaaatcttccttcagtggtAGAGTAGTTTTACCCCCTGTGGAAGATGCAAGCCTCCTGTCtgttcctgtttggtgtaattgacgaTTTGTGGGAGGGTATGAGAACTTCCCCTACAGGCCCTcttgactccaatttagttaaggtttcttttattaatttccacagtaTATGGGAGAAGAAAGTGAGCGAGATGATTTTGATTTTTGACATTTTGGTTTTGAGGTGTTATTGAGACCTCTAATATGAGATGTCAAGTAGACCATTGGTTATAAGAGTGAAGAGCTCAGAAATGTAGCctgggctggagatataaatttgtgaGTTGTCCGTGTAGGTGGTATTTGAAAATGTGAAAGTGAATGAGACTGCCTAGACAGAGAACATTCCAGGATAAGAGGAGCAGGTCTAGGATGGCCTTGAGGAATCTCAACATTTAGTGAAGACTAGGCTTGTAAAACAGACTAACAACCGACTAAAGATgtggaaggaaaatgaagagtatGTAGTGTCACCTCAAAAGACTGTTTCTAGAAGAAAAGAGTGCTCAGCAGTATCAAAACACCTGTAAAAGGACTTGGGAACTGAATAATATCAATTGCACGCTAACAACAAGGGGGTCATTAGTAATCttagtgattttttgtttttgctgtaggAGAAATGGGCTAGAAGGTGAGTGGGAAGTGATAAAATGGAAacatagtaagaaaaaaaaaaaaagctgaaggtAGGAGAATTGAGAGGTTAGATGATAGTGTAAAGATTCCAAGGTGGGAAGGAAAGAGTGCGCCAGTAAAAGGCTTGCTTTAAATGTGAAGGACCAATCCTCTGTTgtaagaggagggaagaaagagggcGCAGGGGTGCAGACTTAAGTAGATTTCTGTTTGATATGGGAGGTGAAGGGATTGGCTTCTATTTTCTTTGAAAGAGGAGAGTTTAACTGCTTCTCCGAGTGTTATTAATAACAGTGCCTTGCAAACTAATTGTTTTATATGTGGGTGGATGCCGTAGCTCTTCACGGATAGCTAAATATAGATCCCTGTTCACGGCGGTGGTAACAGAAACAATAGGCGCTTAACAAATACTCCGATTCATTCTGATTCTAACGATGATGATAAATCTGATGAAGCCCTGAGGGGAAGGAAAAGTATAACTTCCAATCGGGCCCCTATTATAAGGCGCCTGACAAACGTGAGCAATGAGACTCGCAGTCGGCGAACGACAGACAGCACAAGGAAAGGAAATCCACCTGCACGCTCCTTCTGGTCCGGGACCCTAAGGGTTAAGATCAACGAGAGCTGGCCATCACTGTTTCCTAGAGAGGCGCCGGCAAAGCCTGCAGGGGAAGATGGGGAGACTTCCTGTTTCTGTCCTGCGAGTTGGAGAGTTTAGGACCCTGGGTTGGTGGGGACAGAAGGATTGGGGGGGCTCCTTCCTCCCGGACAGCTGGGCCTGCTGGGGGTGCGGGGCGCCTTGTGTGTAGCCCCCAGAACAGTGAGTTCCTTCTCGGGGGGAAGGGAGCCGAGGGCTGCGGGCAGGAGTGGAAACTGCGCCGCCCAGGCTGCAATGTGCGTCTGGAGAGGGATCCCGCTGCTGCGCCGCACGGGCCACCGCGCCTCCCTCGCCTGCGGCGTCCCTTAAAGGATCTTGTTGGCAGGAGACGATCTGGTCTCTTAGAACTTCACCTCGCACTGTACCCCAGCCTGTGCTCCCTGCCAGCGGTTCTTAAAGCTAAGCCTCAGGCAGTGCATTTTCTCTAGAAGACTTTCTAATCCAAAGCACGGCCCGTCCTCATCACCTCTTTCCTCTAGGACAGTGAAAACAGCCCTTCTCTGTGGAATGACATCTTAAGGAGAGCCTTTTAATACTATTTAGGCCTTGAGTTTGCTACCGTTTTGCTGAGCCAGTGTTCCTGAGGGCTCCGCTACTACAACATTAATAATTAATTAGCAAGGAAAATGGTGGCATGGGTATCTGTTACCCAGATTCTTGCTTTCTTTGCAAAGATGTTGATAGAAGTCAGTAACCAGACAGCAAAACATATTACTCCATTTGaacaactttcctttttttttttttcttttttgtattcagGTTTATAGCTTTTTTTCCACTTAAGTACTGGGGTATTTATAATTTGGACTAGTTTCACCTTTTCCTATAACAAATCCCTAATTGCTGAGGGTGCTTAGGGAATGCCAGCTCCCTTGGGCATAAGGGGGATGTTAATCTGTTTTCTAAAAATCCAGTCAATGTATTGCAAAATAAAGGCCCTGATCATTTGCAGCTCTGCTTTCTGCCCTAGATAATAGATACCAGTGTGAAAGTCAGTGTCCAAACAGGCTTGGGACTGAATCCTGCTTTACCACTTCCTGGTTGTGTGACCTGGAAAGTTTCTTAATGTCTTTGTTGCTCATCTATAACATGCTAGTAATTGTTTATACACCTCAGAAggctattgtgaaaattaaatgagaaatatgtgtatttagttcactgcctggcacataataggcagtAATAGGGTGAAAATTATAAGTACACCATTTTTGGTTGGTTTTCCATATGCGTGTCTTTGTATATCCTTCTTTTAGGCTCTCATTTTTCCTGAATTATGCTGTTCTTTATAACCTGAAATGGATGCCAAGTCCATATATAACTGCCTTCCAGTGATAGATCACATTTTCCAGTCCCTTAAAGTAGGTCAGGGATTCTAATTGGCTCCAGAAGATAAAGTTTAGGCTGAAAGGGATATTGTGATTATGATGACTTAGAGAGTAAGAGGCAAGGAAGAAGTCCCTTGTTAGCCTCCCTGTTGTATTTAGGGGTTATTAGCTATAATGATTCTAGCCCTGCCTTGTCCTAATTTCTTGTTACTGGTTATATAAATCCTAACTTTCTTTTGAAATTAACTTCAAAGGTTTCATCCTTCTGACAAGGATCAAGTTATTCTTTCTAAACTAAACAGCATGCTTTCTCTCTAGCTGCTTCTTATACCTGCATATTGATTCCTTCAATTCTTATTATTGGTGCCTTTTCCAAAAAActactttcttttttcaattaaaagTGTTTCCCAGCTTTGAGTGGACAATGAGTATTAGTATTCATTCTATTTTTGAAGCTTGATCCTCAGACTTTAATGtgaaggtttaattttttttattatttctttagaaaGGTAAATCGGGTTAACCTTTAATTGTAAACACTTGCATCTGAGATAAGATTTCCTAAAAAGACATCTAAAAACCATATTTCTTGGGGCCGACCCTGCGGCTTAGTGGttcagtgcgcacgctccactactggtggcccaggttcggatcccgggcacgcaccgatgcaccgcttgtccggccatgctgaggcggtgtcccacatacagcaactagaaggatgtgcaactaggacatacaactatctactggggccttggggagaaaaagggaaaaaaaaaaaaaaaaggaggaggattggcaatagatgttagctcagggctgatcttcctcacaaaaaaatacataaaaataaataaaaataaaaaccatgttTCTTATTTTCAGTATGGCCCACAGAACATTCGATGCCTACAATTGTTATGTTTCAAtggctgggaaggaaggaagaacaatatattttaacaaaTGCTTCCAAACATAACCTGTTTCCTTCCACAGGATTTCTGATCTCTAACCCAGCTGTGATCATTGTAATGGAGCAAGAGCAAACACTGTTGGTCTCAGCTTCTAATGGCTTCATGGAGAGGGAGAGTTTGAAaagccattttacaggtgagacaTCAAGAAGATGATCTGAATCCTTTGGAAATTCATCATAAGATGTACTATAGAGTGTGTAGAAAGAACAGGGCATTAGAATGAGACAAACTTTAATTTGATTCCCTGCTCATCACTTACAAGCTATGTTTACTCTcatagcctcaattttctcatctttaagaaaaatgaatggTAATATCTGTCTGACATATTTTTGAGGATTAATGATAAACGATGTGCAAAGCTACTATTCTTAATAAATAGTGGGTATCGTTATTTCTATATTTGCTCAGATTTTAACCTAGATATTGTCTAGTTTTCACCTCAGCTGGTGTTCTATTCAGTTTCTCTTCTACTCAgatccccttttttcttttcagtcttctAGAATAAAGTTTAATGAACTTATTTTTAGATTGATATCTGCCTTGGCAATTGCCAGCAACTGTTCAAATACTTCATTAGTGTTGTTGCTGAGTACAAAAAATTCACCTGCTTCTGATGAACATGTTGAGTAAAAGAAGTAAAGCTagctttaaaaactttttttcgtATAAAATAACTTAAGAGGTTTTGCTTTGTTGTCCCTTTCCTTCCACTGCaattcagaatttccttcccctGGCAGAGATTAGGGAATATGTTTAGAATATCTGTTTATTCTTGCAGGagatgaaaataagaataatttgGAAACTGTTCAACACAATAACTTTAAGGCAGATACACTTAAAGAGAAAGCCTCAAAATGGTCTAAAAGAGATGGCTCACAAAATTATAAGCATGTGGATATAAAAGAAATGCCATTGACATGGTCCCAAGGAGATGAGATTTGGTGTGATGATTCCTATGAGAATGATGGCAAGTCAGAGAATCAGGGAAATTCtacaggaaaagaggaggaaaaatccaggccctggggatgggacccaggagAACATGCCAATGCCTCTGTCCAACAGAATTCATCCTTCGGAGAGAAACCCTACAAATGTTCTGAATGTTGGAAAAGCTTCAATAATAGTTCTCATTTGCGTACTCACCAGAGGACCCACTCAGGAGAAAAACCTTATAAATGCTCTGAATGTGGGAAATGCTTTAGTAACAGCTCTCACTTGATTCAGCATCTGAGAACACACACAGGAGAGAAGCCCTACCAGTGTGGTGAATGTGGGAAAAGCTTCAGCAATACCTCTCATCTTATTATCCATGAGAGaactcacacaggagagaaaccctataaatgtcCTGACTGTGGGAAGAGTTTCAGTAGCAGCTCTCACCTTATTCAGCATCACAGATCCCATACAGGTGAAAAACCATATGAATGTCCTGTTTGTGGGAAATGCTTCAGCCACAGTTATGTCCTAATAGAACATCAGAGgactcacactggagaaaaaccttATAAGTGCCCCGATTGTGGGAAGAGTTTTAGTCAGAGTTCTAGCCTGATTCGCCACCAGCGGACACACACAGGTGAGAAGCCCTACAAATGTCTTGAGTGTGGGAAAAGCTTTGGTTGTAATTCTACTTTGATAAAGCATCAGAGAATACAtacaggagaaaaaccctatcAGTGTACAGAATGTGGGAAGAGTTTCAGTCGAAGTTCAAACCTTATTACACACCGGAAAACGCACACAGGAGAGAAATCCTCTGAAAGTTCTGAATATGAAGAAAGTTTGAGTCAGAACTGCAATGTGATAGAAGAATGCAGAATCCAGCcaggagagaaaccatataaatgtTGTGAATGTGGAAAGAGTTTTGGCCTCAGCTCTCATCTCATTAGACATCAGAGAACACACACAGGAGAAAAACCTTACAGATGTTCCGAGTGTTGGAAAACTTTTAGTCAGAGTTCCACCCTGGTGATTCACCAAAGGACACACACAGGAGAAAAA encodes:
- the ZNF572 gene encoding zinc finger protein 572 isoform X1, producing MPTIVMFQWLGRKEEQYILTNASKHNLFPSTGFLISNPAVIIVMEQEQTLLVSASNGFMERESLKSHFTGDENKNNLETVQHNNFKADTLKEKASKWSKRDGSQNYKHVDIKEMPLTWSQGDEIWCDDSYENDGKSENQGNSTGKEEEKSRPWGWDPGEHANASVQQNSSFGEKPYKCSECWKSFNNSSHLRTHQRTHSGEKPYKCSECGKCFSNSSHLIQHLRTHTGEKPYQCGECGKSFSNTSHLIIHERTHTGEKPYKCPDCGKSFSSSSHLIQHHRSHTGEKPYECPVCGKCFSHSYVLIEHQRTHTGEKPYKCPDCGKSFSQSSSLIRHQRTHTGEKPYKCLECGKSFGCNSTLIKHQRIHTGEKPYQCTECGKSFSRSSNLITHRKTHTGEKSSESSEYEESLSQNCNVIEECRIQPGEKPYKCCECGKSFGLSSHLIRHQRTHTGEKPYRCSECWKTFSQSSTLVIHQRTHTGEKPYKCPECGECFSQSFNLIRHRRTHMGDKPYKCTDCEKCFSRSAYLNQHRKIHVEKSFESPEVEDFPHEWTWENCSGGMALISSFSVPNSSSS
- the ZNF572 gene encoding zinc finger protein 572 isoform X2; translation: MEQEQTLLVSASNGFMERESLKSHFTGDENKNNLETVQHNNFKADTLKEKASKWSKRDGSQNYKHVDIKEMPLTWSQGDEIWCDDSYENDGKSENQGNSTGKEEEKSRPWGWDPGEHANASVQQNSSFGEKPYKCSECWKSFNNSSHLRTHQRTHSGEKPYKCSECGKCFSNSSHLIQHLRTHTGEKPYQCGECGKSFSNTSHLIIHERTHTGEKPYKCPDCGKSFSSSSHLIQHHRSHTGEKPYECPVCGKCFSHSYVLIEHQRTHTGEKPYKCPDCGKSFSQSSSLIRHQRTHTGEKPYKCLECGKSFGCNSTLIKHQRIHTGEKPYQCTECGKSFSRSSNLITHRKTHTGEKSSESSEYEESLSQNCNVIEECRIQPGEKPYKCCECGKSFGLSSHLIRHQRTHTGEKPYRCSECWKTFSQSSTLVIHQRTHTGEKPYKCPECGECFSQSFNLIRHRRTHMGDKPYKCTDCEKCFSRSAYLNQHRKIHVEKSFESPEVEDFPHEWTWENCSGGMALISSFSVPNSSSS